tttgagaagcgtgtataGTGTTTCATGGTTGGGCCTCAAAACTGTAGAATGATTGGATGAGTATGTGGCAACATCGTGAAGCTtatgtcgaggcgaagctaagttgcgAAGGCGTCGTGACCATTCGATGGACAGAGCAAGAAATTGATCAAAATGCTCTCAATGataggtatgagtgtactaaaagagagaggtattttagtaacaagctagaaaacttagatGTCAAATTTTctaaacctataaatagaggggtatggctataGGAGAGTGGAAACCAGCCACTTAAGCCCATGtgtcacccatttgagagctaaGTGGTAGATTTTTAGAGTAGATGAAgatgagtacttagcctatgtaatatgtgaaaGTTTATGATAGAAATATtcttgtaatccgtctaaaacaGAGCTGATCTTTTTTATAATGAAGTTTATggttttgcatatgcttgaatccCCTttttctagtctctctctattggtttccttgtaaatttgcaagtttttcttttccggTTGTGAAATTTttattgattttcgtttttaccTTTGAGTTacgatttttcaaccttagaaAGTTATTAtacttgttgctagaggcataaacgttcatatattCGTATTTGAGGGGGTTTTGAATCTCATTACCTCTGGACCATCGATTTAGAGAGTTACTTCTTTCGGTAACTGTCTTTTTCTCTGTTCTTCGTTCAACTTTCAAGTTTTTGTGCTCAAAGATATATGAAATGGTTATGAACAGAGATtggttcatattccattcaTAGAGTCATATTatcttagaatttttttctcattttgtctctctaaaatttatgtTTCCGCTTATGCGTTTTTGATGGGTGTTgggtaaataaaaaatagatcaaatttatttaggACACTGTTGAACTGAACTGAACAAGCAATGTTCATATCACGTTTAGCTATCTGAATTTACCAGTTACGATGCTCACATCAAGGCGTTTAACTGGAGTGAGCCGATCGGGTGTTGGAGCACTCACAGTCTTTTCCGAGAAAATTCCCGACGAAGAGGTCGTCGACGACGCCGCCTCGGGCGCCGACGGCGATGTTCATGTTGTCAGCCTCCTTCCCGAGGCGGTAGAGGTAGTCGTCCCCCTCCACATCCGTCGCTTCCCACGAGGATTGCTTcgacagccgccgccgccacgccgattcgtcctcctcgccgccggtgGCCGGCTGCGAGGAGGATGAGGCGGACGAGCACAGGAGGGGCGGGGGCGGCCTCGATTTGGGGCTCTGAAGGTGGAGGTAAGGTGCGGACGGgagcggaagaggaggaggcggtgttGGTGGGAGGAAGAGGCGAGGGAGGTGGTGACCATGGCGGAAGGCGGGGAGTGGTTGCGGACTTGCGGCGCGCTGATCGGCGGCcgttggaacttggaaggctTGGTCGTGGGCTCGTACGGCACTGGGAGGCTTGGTCGTGGATAGATCGTCGTGTTCCATCGCAAGATCGCATAAAAACTTGCGGTCTTCCAGTGTATCTTCAGCCATAAAAACTTGCAATTTCTGCATCGGAACTTCAGCCATCAGTGGTCGAAACCACCACATTGGCACATCGAGATTACATGTATCTTCCAGTGTTTACCCTATTACCGTATCGTGTCCTACCAACGTGTCGCCAACTATGTACATGCACGAGATCGATGAACGAGCGTGAGCTATCTAAAAGCTCGTTCCTGTGCAGGAGCAagatggaggaggagcaggtgaatGCATTGCGGCGATGCTGCTGTGGTCTCGTGATCCGTGAGCGCTCTCCTCTAGAAAGACCAGGTCCCGCCGATGCCTCGCCGCCTCGAGATACGCGACCAGGTCCACCAAGCCGTCCATCGACCACCGTTCCCTCGGCTGGTCACTTGCCCGGTGCACCACCACCTGCACCTCCGCCTCGCTGGCCGAGTGCCGGCCGTGGACCCTCCCCGCGACCGGCGCAGGGTCGTCGCGCGCGTCCAGCCGTGTTGTTAGCTCCAGCTCGGGGAGCGCGATGGAGACGTCCCCCTTGGCGACGCGCCGGCGGCAGACCGGGCACGTCGAGTGCGCCACCAGCCACGTGTCGACGCACTCCGCGTGGAACGCGTGCTGGCACCCGGGCAGGACGcggagcagctcggccgcgtcGAACGCGCCCAGGCACACCGCGCACTCGGTCGCGtggcccgccgccgcggcgcccaTGTCGCCGAACCGGAAGGCCGGGAGCGCGCCCAGCACGGAGCTGCTCAGGCCGGAGCGGCACCGCTCGCACGAGGACGACGCGAACCCGAGCCCAGgcacgccgcggccgccgccgggtCCGCGGT
This genomic window from Phragmites australis chromosome 7, lpPhrAust1.1, whole genome shotgun sequence contains:
- the LOC133925156 gene encoding RING-H2 finger protein ATL43-like, producing MTPSLAPSPPAPLPARLDMRSPRVAPPPLPPPLAVDVAVIVGVLTAVLLALFLVLIYAKHCKHRGPGGGRGVPGLGFASSSCERCRSGLSSSVLGALPAFRFGDMGAAAAGHATECAVCLGAFDAAELLRVLPGCQHAFHAECVDTWLVAHSTCPVCRRRVAKGDVSIALPELELTTRLDARDDPAPVAGRVHGRHSASEAEVQVVVHRASDQPRERWSMDGLVDLVAYLEAARHRRDLVFLEESAHGSRDHSSIAAMHSPAPPPSCSCTGTSF